In a genomic window of Desulfurella sp.:
- a CDS encoding DUF445 family protein: MNDKKKLANIFLLGSIVVFLICHIFTNQNVIIYILQKVSEAAVVGGFADWFAVSALFRHPLGLKIPHTNIIENNRQKLIDSISKTVSDTWLSKKYLVTQINNIDATSIIFNLSKKQRYINSLKKITKKFIIKIFAFTYTTQFDSILQKCLDNYIYKFNIYDIFKDNTKEFFESNFYKELYNVLSIKAKYYLINLNNKTICDFIIEKIDTDIETKLSETLKNILDNNIDNIIENLCDYTELLIENNTDTISSYIENFIENYKNRAISKDIVITLLEGFNIIDKKALSQELIEQLKLLIYEIKDNKNHKIRLSIRNYLTNQINENQTKLHSYLIEFVQTILNQNINKAKNYIVSYLNKDDTSKKIAKWLNLAIDNNTFLEFYKQNEFSIKMTISSKIQKTIKNVIAQNKILITNKTNFERYFNYIYNYLITLLLQHNYEFNDFIKKKLIYIMRQNHHLIGKTVKKYLNDLKHEQLINQIESKVGNDLQYIRINGSIVGSIIGFVIAIVSLIIKKI; this comes from the coding sequence ATGAATGATAAAAAAAAGCTTGCCAATATTTTTCTTTTAGGTTCTATTGTTGTTTTTTTGATATGCCATATCTTTACAAACCAAAATGTAATAATTTATATTTTACAAAAGGTTTCAGAAGCTGCAGTTGTGGGCGGTTTTGCTGATTGGTTTGCTGTAAGTGCGCTTTTTAGACATCCGCTTGGGTTAAAAATTCCGCATACTAATATCATAGAAAACAATCGTCAAAAACTTATAGACTCCATATCAAAAACTGTAAGCGATACCTGGTTATCAAAAAAATATCTTGTTACACAGATCAATAATATAGATGCTACCTCAATAATATTCAACCTCTCAAAAAAACAACGCTATATTAATTCTTTAAAAAAAATTACAAAAAAATTTATAATAAAAATTTTCGCCTTTACTTATACAACCCAATTTGATTCTATACTTCAAAAATGTTTAGATAACTATATTTATAAATTCAATATCTATGATATTTTTAAAGATAATACTAAAGAGTTTTTTGAAAGCAATTTTTATAAAGAACTCTACAATGTATTATCCATTAAAGCAAAGTATTACTTAATCAATTTAAATAACAAAACAATTTGCGATTTCATTATTGAAAAAATAGATACCGATATTGAAACAAAACTTTCTGAAACTTTAAAAAACATTTTAGACAACAACATAGACAATATAATAGAAAATTTATGTGATTACACTGAACTTTTAATAGAAAATAACACTGACACAATATCCAGTTATATAGAAAATTTTATTGAAAACTATAAAAATAGAGCAATCTCGAAAGATATTGTAATAACGCTACTTGAAGGTTTTAATATTATAGATAAAAAAGCTCTCTCGCAAGAGTTAATAGAACAATTAAAACTATTGATTTATGAAATAAAAGATAATAAAAATCATAAAATCAGACTCAGCATAAGAAATTATTTAACAAACCAAATAAATGAAAACCAAACAAAACTTCATTCTTACTTGATAGAATTCGTGCAAACCATATTAAATCAAAACATAAATAAAGCAAAAAACTATATAGTAAGTTACCTTAATAAAGATGATACATCAAAGAAAATTGCAAAATGGCTCAATTTAGCTATTGACAACAATACTTTTTTGGAATTTTACAAACAAAATGAATTTAGCATAAAAATGACAATTTCATCCAAAATACAAAAAACAATAAAAAACGTTATAGCACAAAACAAAATACTTATAACAAACAAAACAAACTTCGAAAGGTATTTTAATTATATCTATAATTATTTAATAACTCTACTTTTACAACATAATTATGAGTTTAATGATTTCATAAAAAAAAAATTAATCTATATAATGCGTCAAAATCATCATCTTATTGGAAAAACTGTCAAAAAATACCTTAATGATTTAAAACACGAACAATTAATAAATCAAATAGAATCAAAGGTTGGTAATGATTTACAGTATATAAGAATAAATGGCTCGATTGTAGGTTCAATTATAGGGTTTGTAATAGCAATAGTAAGTTTAATAATAAAAAAAATTTAG